A genome region from Tolypothrix sp. PCC 7712 includes the following:
- a CDS encoding M16 family metallopeptidase, with protein sequence MILYRLFVTLLVLTMFWGSVLPEVALAQTQTAPPAPRVQPPSKTPSSIQPYLDRVIKQLTEFRLDNGLKFIVLERHQAPVVSFLTYADVGGVDEPDGKTGVAHFLEHLAFKGTKRIGTTDYNAEKPLLERLQQLDAQIRAAKAQGKKDELAKLQAEFEQVELQATKLSKQNEMGRIVEQAGGVGLNANTSTEATRYFYSFPANKLELWMSLESERFLEPVLSREFYKEKEVILEERRLRVENSPIGLMIEKFIDAAYKVHPYKRPVIGYDQDIRNLTPEDVQKFYNTYYVPSNLAIAVVGDVNPAEVKRLAQIYFGRFPAKPKAVEQIPTEPAQKQTREVTVQLPSQPWYLEGYHRPAITHPDNAVYEIIASLLSNGRTSRLYKSLVEQQRVALTAQGFSGFPGDKYPNLMLFYALTAPGHTVDELATALRTEIEKLKTEPVTDAELQRVKTQARADLLRTLDSNMGMAQQLLEYEVKTGSWRNLFKQLDQIAAVKTADIQRVAKASFTSENRTIGKLLSKQG encoded by the coding sequence ATGATACTTTATCGATTGTTTGTTACTTTATTAGTGTTGACTATGTTCTGGGGTAGCGTACTACCAGAAGTCGCTTTAGCTCAAACTCAAACAGCACCTCCAGCGCCAAGAGTACAGCCACCTAGCAAAACTCCGAGTTCGATTCAACCTTATTTGGATCGCGTCATCAAGCAGTTGACGGAGTTTCGCCTAGATAATGGGCTAAAGTTCATTGTTTTAGAACGCCATCAAGCACCTGTAGTTTCCTTTCTTACCTACGCAGATGTGGGTGGTGTGGATGAGCCAGATGGAAAAACAGGCGTAGCGCATTTTTTAGAGCATTTGGCTTTCAAAGGTACCAAACGCATTGGTACAACAGACTACAATGCTGAGAAACCATTATTAGAACGCCTACAACAGTTAGATGCTCAAATTCGAGCCGCGAAAGCTCAGGGGAAAAAGGATGAACTTGCCAAGCTGCAAGCTGAGTTTGAGCAAGTAGAATTGCAAGCAACCAAGCTCTCCAAGCAAAATGAAATGGGGCGAATTGTCGAACAAGCGGGAGGTGTGGGTTTAAACGCCAATACTTCCACGGAGGCGACTCGTTATTTTTATAGCTTCCCAGCTAATAAGTTGGAACTGTGGATGTCTCTAGAATCAGAGCGATTTCTTGAACCTGTACTCAGCCGCGAGTTTTATAAAGAAAAAGAAGTGATTTTAGAAGAGAGGCGTTTACGGGTAGAAAATTCACCCATAGGCTTGATGATCGAAAAGTTTATCGATGCAGCCTATAAAGTCCATCCTTACAAACGACCGGTTATTGGCTATGACCAAGATATCCGCAATTTGACACCTGAAGATGTGCAAAAGTTCTATAACACTTACTATGTACCCAGCAATTTAGCGATCGCAGTTGTGGGTGATGTGAACCCAGCAGAAGTGAAAAGACTGGCACAAATTTACTTTGGACGTTTCCCTGCAAAACCCAAAGCCGTTGAGCAAATCCCCACAGAACCAGCACAAAAGCAAACGCGTGAGGTAACTGTACAACTACCTTCGCAACCTTGGTATTTAGAAGGTTATCATCGTCCAGCAATTACCCATCCCGATAATGCTGTCTATGAAATCATTGCTAGTTTATTAAGTAATGGACGGACTTCACGGTTGTATAAATCTTTGGTAGAACAGCAGCGTGTGGCATTGACAGCCCAAGGTTTTAGTGGATTTCCTGGCGATAAATACCCAAACCTGATGTTATTTTATGCTCTGACAGCGCCTGGTCATACAGTTGATGAATTAGCAACAGCTTTGCGAACAGAAATTGAGAAATTGAAAACTGAGCCTGTAACAGATGCAGAATTGCAGCGTGTGAAAACCCAAGCTAGAGCAGATTTGTTGCGTACCCTCGATTCTAATATGGGAATGGCGCAGCAATTGTTGGAATATGAGGTAAAAACTGGCTCTTGGCGGAATTTGTTTAAGCAGTTGGATCAAATTGCGGCGGTAAAGACTGCTGATATTCAACGTGTGGCGAAAGCATCGTTTACCTCTGAAAATCGCACAATTGGCAAGTTGTTATCAAAGCAGGGATAA
- a CDS encoding CHAT domain-containing protein translates to MRCHFHRSLSYRLQSLTLASLVFYLTLPLGGLLIEPLGASQVLAQGSDARRTEADKLLQRGEELLDKYQSQAALQSFQQALKIYRQIQYRPGEGRTLKGIGNVYYDLNDFNQAISYQQQALEIAQATKDRDLTARALNNLGNNYRALGDFTQAIAYYEKALVIARQIQDLHREASTLENLGYTYTNVNLPKAIDYLEQAVAALRKQPGNSPDTQRLLRQQETDILIALARNYYISGVYKGVVESQVPGAAFEQAIATYQQASTIAKQTGDRRQLAQALLGLGNMYNAKSKYKEAVEPLQQALQIFQTEQKSPIKLRDTLSKLGEVYKGLRQPESALKYYQQALVIAKSIPASSPLEIVEKNQEQGLLIANIGNIYSDTGKYDQAIQSYQDALEILQSSLKQVEQITDTSKKVAVDLAKQQLNQGIKFSYAMMCLAYKNLGQSAESQRACAEISPNVKSLTDKNKSNPPKTSPELAAALQKLNEAQALGKPEMEALALAQIGDAYAKLQESDRAWEYYQQAITLSQEYPQFQQYIFFKVGIFYENLQKYDLAINFYRQAALSARKAQQKFDEALMFNQLGITSYAAGKLPEATVALYESIKVYESIRLDLTDKSQISIFETQAQTYSLLQRVLIAQNKIDEALEVAERSRARAFVNLLTSRLSTQSSSKITAEIPTIAKIKQIAQAQNATIVEYSLSNSPQKGNKKAWDNSEIYIWVVKPNGEIAFKSVNFQSLNQSLVDIVNQSRRSIGAGGRGIKIEPIGEPLQQQNLQELYQILIAPIASHLPTNPNERVIFIPHKSLFLVPFAALQDKNNQYLIEKHTILTAPAIQVLELTRKQRQKLTGKDILVIGNPTMPKVGVPPVQLEPLLGAEQEAKTIASLLNTKAIIGEDATKAAFTQKLSSAKVIHLATHGLLDDTSKGIETGIALAPAGSDDGLLTPAEIVNLPINAELVVLSACDTGRGTITGDGVIGLSRSLITAGASSVIVSLWSVPDSPTSELMTEFYQQWQQHPDKAVALRTAMLNAMKKHPHPINWAAFTLIGESK, encoded by the coding sequence ATGCGTTGTCATTTTCACCGCTCCCTGAGTTACCGTCTACAAAGTCTGACGCTGGCTTCTTTGGTATTTTACCTGACGTTGCCCTTGGGAGGATTGTTAATTGAGCCATTGGGAGCTTCACAGGTATTAGCACAAGGTTCAGATGCGCGCAGAACTGAGGCTGATAAGCTACTCCAACGGGGTGAAGAACTGCTGGATAAATATCAATCGCAAGCAGCGTTACAAAGTTTTCAGCAGGCTTTGAAAATTTACCGTCAAATTCAGTATCGTCCAGGTGAAGGTAGGACGCTCAAAGGAATTGGCAATGTCTATTACGATTTGAATGATTTCAATCAAGCAATTAGCTATCAACAACAAGCTTTAGAAATCGCTCAAGCTACCAAAGATAGGGATTTAACGGCAAGAGCGCTGAATAATCTAGGAAATAATTATCGTGCTTTAGGGGATTTTACTCAAGCGATCGCATACTATGAAAAAGCATTGGTCATAGCCCGCCAAATTCAGGATTTGCATAGAGAAGCTAGCACGTTAGAAAATCTCGGCTATACCTACACTAATGTTAACCTTCCCAAGGCGATTGATTATTTAGAACAAGCTGTAGCAGCGCTACGCAAACAGCCTGGTAATTCTCCAGATACTCAGCGACTTCTACGCCAGCAGGAAACGGATATTTTGATTGCGCTGGCGAGGAATTATTATATTAGCGGTGTTTACAAGGGTGTAGTTGAGAGTCAAGTACCAGGCGCAGCTTTTGAGCAAGCGATCGCAACTTATCAACAAGCTAGCACAATTGCCAAACAAACAGGCGATCGCCGTCAACTTGCACAAGCACTGTTGGGGCTGGGTAATATGTACAATGCCAAGAGTAAGTACAAGGAAGCTGTAGAACCACTCCAGCAAGCGCTACAAATTTTCCAAACCGAGCAAAAATCTCCAATTAAATTGCGCGATACTTTATCTAAGTTGGGTGAAGTTTATAAAGGTTTGCGTCAACCAGAGTCAGCATTGAAATATTATCAGCAAGCTTTGGTGATTGCTAAATCAATCCCAGCTAGTTCTCCTTTAGAAATAGTAGAAAAAAATCAGGAGCAAGGATTATTGATCGCAAATATTGGCAATATTTACTCTGATACTGGTAAATATGACCAAGCTATCCAATCTTATCAAGATGCTTTAGAAATTTTACAATCATCTCTTAAGCAAGTTGAACAAATTACCGATACTTCTAAAAAGGTTGCGGTTGATTTAGCCAAGCAACAACTCAATCAAGGAATTAAATTTAGTTATGCCATGATGTGTTTGGCTTATAAAAATTTAGGACAATCTGCAGAATCTCAGCGAGCTTGTGCGGAAATTTCTCCTAATGTCAAATCTTTAACTGATAAAAATAAATCAAACCCTCCTAAAACTTCGCCAGAATTAGCAGCAGCGCTGCAAAAATTAAATGAGGCTCAAGCATTAGGTAAACCGGAAATGGAAGCTTTGGCTTTGGCGCAAATTGGTGATGCTTATGCCAAATTGCAAGAGAGCGATCGCGCTTGGGAATACTATCAACAAGCTATTACATTATCACAAGAATATCCCCAATTTCAACAATATATCTTTTTTAAAGTAGGAATATTTTACGAAAATCTGCAAAAATATGATTTAGCAATTAATTTTTACAGACAAGCTGCTTTATCTGCTAGAAAAGCTCAACAAAAATTTGATGAAGCACTGATGTTTAATCAGCTGGGTATCACCAGTTATGCGGCTGGGAAGTTACCGGAAGCGACTGTGGCTTTATATGAGTCCATCAAAGTCTATGAATCTATTCGCCTTGATTTAACAGATAAAAGTCAAATTTCAATTTTTGAAACCCAAGCTCAAACCTATAGCCTTTTACAAAGAGTTTTAATTGCTCAAAACAAAATTGATGAAGCTTTAGAAGTTGCTGAACGCAGTCGTGCTCGAGCATTTGTGAATTTATTAACTTCGCGTTTATCAACACAGTCGAGTAGTAAAATAACGGCTGAGATTCCCACAATTGCTAAAATTAAGCAGATTGCTCAAGCACAAAATGCCACAATTGTAGAATATTCTCTGTCAAATTCTCCGCAAAAAGGTAATAAAAAAGCATGGGATAATTCAGAAATATATATTTGGGTAGTTAAACCTAATGGTGAAATTGCTTTTAAATCAGTAAATTTTCAATCCCTCAATCAATCTCTGGTAGATATTGTCAATCAAAGCCGTAGATCTATAGGTGCAGGTGGCAGAGGAATTAAAATCGAACCTATCGGTGAACCTCTACAACAACAAAACTTACAAGAACTCTATCAAATTTTAATTGCACCTATTGCGTCTCATTTGCCAACTAACCCTAACGAACGGGTAATTTTTATTCCCCATAAATCGCTGTTTTTAGTTCCGTTTGCAGCACTACAAGACAAAAATAATCAATATTTAATTGAAAAACATACTATTCTCACCGCACCAGCAATTCAGGTATTAGAACTGACAAGAAAACAAAGACAAAAGCTGACAGGAAAAGATATATTAGTCATTGGTAATCCCACAATGCCAAAAGTAGGAGTTCCGCCTGTACAACTTGAACCATTATTAGGTGCGGAACAGGAAGCAAAAACAATTGCTAGTCTCCTCAACACCAAAGCGATTATCGGTGAGGATGCGACTAAAGCAGCTTTCACACAAAAACTATCCTCCGCCAAGGTGATTCACCTCGCCACACATGGCTTGTTAGATGATACTAGCAAAGGTATAGAAACTGGTATTGCCCTGGCACCTGCTGGTAGTGATGACGGTTTACTTACGCCAGCAGAAATTGTCAATTTACCCATCAACGCCGAATTAGTAGTTTTGAGTGCTTGTGACACTGGCAGAGGTACAATTACTGGTGATGGTGTGATTGGCTTATCTCGTTCGTTAATTACCGCCGGTGCTTCGAGTGTGATTGTCTCATTATGGTCAGTTCCTGATTCACCGACATCAGAATTAATGACTGAATTTTATCAACAATGGCAGCAACATCCCGATAAAGCCGTTGCATTGCGAACCGCTATGTTAAACGCCATGAAAAAGCATCCTCACCCCATAAATTGGGCAGCATTTACTTTAATTGGCGAGTCTAAATAA
- a CDS encoding aspartate carbamoyltransferase catalytic subunit, with product MPSTTWNRHHILSLTDFLPTEYDAVLQTAASFQEVLSRRTKKVPTLQGHVVANLFFEPSTRTRSSFEIAAKRLSADTLNFAAATSSMTKGETILDTAKTYLAMGTDIMVIRHREAGVPNAIAQEMDRLGVKVSVLNAGDGQHEHPSQGLLDLFTICTLIDPTNPRIELLKGKKIAIVGDILHSRVARSNISSLTASGAEVHLAAPPTLLPKLFAEYFAEEATQESISNRQLFLHWQLEPALRDADFVMTLRLQKERMTAHLLPSLREYHQLFGITREKLRLCKPNVKVLHPGPVNRGVEISSDLMDDPEFSLIQAQVTSGVAVRMALLYLIGSGKV from the coding sequence ATGCCTAGTACAACTTGGAACCGTCATCACATTCTTTCCCTAACAGACTTTTTACCGACTGAATACGACGCTGTTTTGCAAACTGCTGCTAGTTTCCAAGAAGTGCTATCAAGACGGACGAAGAAAGTGCCAACATTGCAGGGACACGTGGTGGCGAATTTATTTTTTGAACCCTCTACCCGCACTCGTAGTAGTTTTGAAATTGCTGCTAAACGTCTGAGTGCAGACACACTGAACTTTGCGGCTGCAACTTCTTCAATGACGAAGGGAGAAACAATTCTCGATACTGCGAAGACCTATTTGGCGATGGGTACTGATATTATGGTGATTCGCCATCGGGAAGCAGGCGTACCCAATGCGATCGCGCAGGAAATGGATCGTTTAGGTGTCAAAGTTAGTGTACTGAATGCTGGCGATGGTCAGCACGAGCATCCTTCCCAAGGACTACTAGACTTATTTACTATTTGTACTTTAATTGACCCCACTAATCCCCGGATCGAATTATTAAAAGGTAAAAAAATTGCGATCGTTGGCGATATTCTGCATTCTCGTGTAGCGCGATCGAATATTAGCAGTTTAACCGCTAGTGGTGCCGAGGTGCATTTAGCCGCACCACCCACCCTGCTACCAAAGTTATTTGCTGAGTATTTCGCGGAAGAAGCAACACAGGAATCAATATCTAATCGGCAATTATTTTTACATTGGCAGCTAGAACCTGCTTTACGTGATGCTGATTTTGTGATGACATTGCGTCTGCAAAAGGAACGCATGACGGCTCATTTGTTGCCCAGTTTACGAGAATATCACCAGTTATTTGGTATTACACGTGAGAAGCTGCGACTTTGTAAGCCAAATGTCAAAGTCTTGCATCCAGGCCCCGTCAATCGTGGTGTAGAGATTAGTTCTGACTTAATGGACGATCCAGAATTTAGCCTAATTCAAGCGCAAGTTACCAGTGGTGTGGCGGTGCGGATGGCATTGCTGTATTTAATTGGTAGTGGCAAAGTGTGA
- the mgtE gene encoding magnesium transporter has product MLTQEMRDSMIDVADLNQLKWDLNHLQPVDVGEYISKLPTNQRAIAFRLLNKAQAIDVFEYLPTEVQEELINSLHDVQVVQIVEAMSPDERAELFDELPAGVIKRLLQELSPEQRQATATILGYSEGTAGRVMTTEYVRLREGLTVGEALSKIRRQDEDKETIYYAYVTDDNRTLVRVVSLRQLLFTFPDVLIRDIASDRVIKVRTETPQEEVAQIMKRYDLIAIPVVDREDRLVGIITIDDVVDILEEEATEDIQKLAGVSGDEAALSSPLLTIRNRLPWLLGIMGLYIGAASAIAPFQSIIAAVPVLAVIMPIFSNTGGTVGIQALTVTIRGLGVGEVTPKDTLKILRKELIAGLGTALALCLTMIMLSLIWARPQERWVALVAGMVMASNTMVAVTLGTLLPMGLKRLKLDPALVSGPLVTTMLDTIGFLTFLSLISVALNVLHLPS; this is encoded by the coding sequence ATGCTGACACAAGAGATGCGCGATTCAATGATTGATGTCGCCGACTTAAACCAACTCAAATGGGATTTAAACCATTTACAACCGGTAGACGTTGGCGAATATATTTCCAAATTACCAACAAATCAAAGAGCGATCGCATTTCGTCTGCTCAATAAAGCACAAGCAATTGATGTATTTGAATATCTACCCACAGAGGTACAAGAAGAATTAATTAATTCTCTTCATGATGTACAAGTTGTCCAAATTGTAGAGGCGATGAGTCCCGATGAACGGGCAGAATTATTTGATGAATTACCAGCAGGAGTAATTAAGCGTTTATTACAAGAATTAAGTCCAGAACAAAGACAAGCCACAGCTACAATTCTTGGCTATTCCGAAGGTACAGCTGGGCGTGTGATGACAACAGAATATGTGCGGTTGCGGGAAGGATTAACTGTCGGTGAAGCCCTCAGCAAAATCCGTCGTCAGGACGAAGATAAAGAGACAATTTACTACGCTTACGTGACAGATGATAACCGGACATTGGTGAGAGTAGTTTCACTGCGGCAATTGTTATTTACTTTTCCTGATGTTTTGATTAGAGATATAGCTAGCGATCGCGTCATCAAAGTCAGAACGGAAACCCCCCAAGAAGAAGTCGCCCAAATCATGAAGCGATACGACTTAATCGCCATCCCGGTAGTTGACAGGGAAGATAGATTAGTCGGCATTATCACTATTGATGATGTGGTTGATATTTTGGAGGAAGAAGCCACAGAAGACATTCAAAAACTCGCCGGTGTTAGTGGTGATGAAGCAGCTTTGTCTTCCCCTCTACTTACCATCCGCAACCGCCTACCTTGGCTATTAGGAATTATGGGGCTTTATATTGGTGCAGCCAGTGCGATCGCGCCTTTCCAATCTATAATTGCTGCAGTACCAGTATTAGCGGTAATTATGCCCATCTTTTCTAATACTGGTGGGACTGTCGGTATTCAAGCCTTAACAGTCACCATCCGAGGCTTGGGTGTAGGCGAAGTCACACCTAAAGATACTCTAAAAATCCTCCGTAAAGAACTTATTGCTGGATTAGGTACAGCATTAGCTTTATGTCTGACGATGATTATGCTGTCGTTAATTTGGGCGCGTCCTCAAGAAAGATGGGTAGCTTTAGTTGCAGGGATGGTAATGGCAAGCAATACGATGGTAGCTGTAACATTAGGGACTTTACTCCCTATGGGTTTAAAGCGCTTAAAGCTAGATCCAGCCCTCGTCAGTGGCCCATTAGTCACCACAATGTTAGATACTATTGGCTTCCTCACCTTCCTCTCACTAATTTCTGTAGCATTGAACGTCTTACACTTACCGAGTTAA
- a CDS encoding TetR/AcrR family transcriptional regulator, translating to MRVFNSSPPSEAQTRTRILQAAQKLFASQGFDGTTTRDLAQAAGVAEGTLFRHFPNKKAILVEVATGGWVDILTDLLTELSEMGSYKAVAQVMRRRMWNLHKNVDLMRVCFMEVQFHPDLRDRIQLDVITKMTDVAEAFFQTAMDKGIYRQTDAKLVAKVFLGMFAIAGFSNNTLMEPNASPQEMQQMAEGLADIFLNGVLAKD from the coding sequence ATGCGAGTTTTTAATTCTTCTCCCCCCTCAGAAGCACAAACACGTACCCGTATTTTACAAGCGGCACAAAAATTGTTTGCCTCCCAAGGCTTTGACGGTACTACTACCCGCGACTTAGCACAAGCAGCAGGTGTGGCTGAGGGTACCTTATTTCGTCATTTTCCTAATAAAAAAGCCATTTTGGTAGAAGTTGCAACTGGCGGTTGGGTAGATATTCTCACAGATTTGCTCACAGAATTGAGCGAAATGGGAAGCTATAAAGCAGTTGCCCAAGTAATGCGTCGTCGGATGTGGAATTTACACAAAAATGTTGATTTAATGCGAGTCTGTTTTATGGAAGTGCAATTTCATCCAGACTTGCGCGATCGCATTCAATTGGATGTGATTACTAAAATGACGGATGTTGCTGAGGCTTTCTTCCAAACAGCTATGGATAAAGGCATTTATCGCCAAACGGATGCCAAACTGGTTGCTAAGGTATTCTTGGGAATGTTCGCGATCGCAGGCTTTTCCAACAATACCCTCATGGAACCAAACGCCTCACCCCAAGAAATGCAGCAAATGGCAGAAGGACTTGCTGATATCTTTCTGAATGGAGTTTTAGCGAAAGATTAG
- a CDS encoding M16 family metallopeptidase, which produces MKKNIHRYQVKGKKQVAFKIPNGKKFISAVVIAFAFVLFTFNFSQAATAAAKHYTELQLPPLPEIKLPKYERFVLQNGMVVYLMEDHELPLVGGTALVRTGSRLEPADKVGLADFTGEVMRTGGTKKHSGDELNELLEQRAASVETGIGDTSGSASFEALTEDLETVFGLFTEVLREPVFAQEKLDLAKTQEKGSIARRNDNPNSIASREFRKLIYGKDSPYARTTEYATIDKISREDLVKFYQQYFYPNNIILGILGDFDAKKMRSLIQAKLGDWKPNPNLAKPQLPQVSQANTNGVFFVNQPQLTQSNIYIGHLGGKLDSVDYPALDVVNGVLNGFGGRLFNEVRSRQGLAYSVYGQWSPRYDYPGVFIAGGQTRSQTTVQFVKSLQTEIKRLQTQRVTPQELAYAKESTLNSFVFNFEDPNQTISRLMRYEYYGYPKDFLFNYQKAVAAATAADVQRVARKYLQPENLVTLVVGNQTAIQPPLTQLATQVTPIDVTIPPAQPQAKN; this is translated from the coding sequence ATGAAGAAAAATATACATAGGTATCAGGTAAAGGGTAAAAAACAAGTGGCGTTCAAAATCCCAAATGGTAAGAAGTTTATTTCTGCTGTGGTAATTGCTTTTGCCTTTGTACTTTTTACTTTTAACTTTTCTCAGGCGGCGACAGCAGCAGCCAAGCATTACACAGAGTTGCAGCTACCGCCATTACCGGAGATTAAGTTACCCAAGTATGAACGCTTTGTACTGCAAAATGGCATGGTTGTCTATTTAATGGAGGATCACGAGTTACCATTAGTAGGCGGTACAGCTTTGGTACGCACAGGAAGCCGCTTAGAACCTGCAGATAAAGTTGGCTTGGCTGACTTTACAGGTGAAGTCATGCGAACTGGGGGAACCAAGAAGCATTCAGGTGATGAACTCAACGAATTGTTGGAACAACGCGCCGCTTCGGTAGAAACTGGAATTGGTGACACTTCCGGTAGTGCTAGCTTTGAAGCACTGACGGAAGATTTAGAAACGGTGTTTGGCTTATTTACTGAGGTGTTGCGAGAACCAGTATTTGCTCAAGAAAAGTTAGATTTGGCGAAAACCCAGGAGAAGGGTAGTATTGCTCGCCGCAATGATAATCCCAATTCTATAGCTAGTCGGGAATTTCGCAAATTAATCTATGGGAAAGATAGCCCTTATGCTCGCACCACAGAGTATGCAACTATCGATAAGATTTCCCGTGAGGATTTGGTGAAATTTTATCAGCAATATTTCTACCCCAACAATATAATTTTGGGGATTCTGGGCGATTTTGATGCCAAAAAAATGCGATCGCTCATTCAAGCAAAATTAGGCGATTGGAAACCAAACCCCAACCTAGCTAAACCCCAATTACCGCAAGTATCCCAAGCGAATACTAACGGCGTATTTTTTGTCAATCAGCCGCAATTAACCCAAAGTAATATTTACATTGGGCATTTGGGAGGAAAGCTAGACAGTGTAGACTATCCAGCCTTAGATGTAGTCAATGGGGTATTAAATGGCTTTGGCGGACGCTTATTTAATGAAGTGCGATCGCGTCAAGGTTTAGCTTATTCAGTATACGGTCAATGGAGTCCCCGTTACGATTATCCCGGAGTTTTTATTGCCGGAGGACAAACGCGATCGCAAACTACTGTGCAGTTCGTGAAATCTCTACAAACTGAAATTAAACGTCTGCAAACTCAAAGAGTCACCCCACAAGAACTGGCTTATGCTAAAGAGTCTACCCTCAATTCTTTCGTGTTCAATTTTGAAGATCCCAACCAAACTATTTCGCGGTTGATGCGATATGAATATTACGGCTATCCTAAGGATTTCTTATTTAACTATCAAAAAGCAGTAGCAGCCGCAACCGCCGCCGATGTACAACGAGTAGCAAGAAAATACCTCCAACCAGAAAATTTGGTAACTCTGGTGGTGGGAAATCAAACTGCTATTCAACCGCCATTGACACAGTTAGCAACGCAAGTAACGCCTATTGATGTAACAATTCCTCCTGCACAACCACAAGCCAAAAATTAG